The Dyella caseinilytica genome has a window encoding:
- a CDS encoding transglutaminase TgpA family protein, which yields MNALFTAIARGRHRRAQERLGDRSFDLLCITTAFVLAVHAGHLPVWLSITLFAALGLRWWQRRHRPGRVPGWLRVPALLLLVAAVVLDYGNVFGRDPGSALAAGLLVLKLSESETPRDARVGAAFGCFLLMAALLFGQGLTATLIVALGLLPALTTWRSLEPTQIPINLPRQLLPALLLLMISLPLALAAFVFLPRLSSPLWGTSSTQAATTGLSDQMSPSDFTELLTDDSPAMRVSFDSAPPLKNLRYFRAYVMWDYDGKDWRRLDSPSDAAPTIEAASTITYHINLEPTHQRVLPVLDLPLQAPAQSQMHADGEVFADKPVNDALDYTARSALRYRFQPVLDPVTRQHALQLPPDFDPRTHALAAQWRQRFGRNDAAIIQAALQMFHNDGFSYTLVPAPLGHDAVDDFLFNTREGFCEHYASSFTVLMRAAGIPARVVTGYQGGFWNNIGQYLLVRNSDAHAWSEVWLDGHGWVRIDPTAAVRPQRINLGTAAGGSNPLLPWYESGVLESLRNHWDIVNRWWNEGVIGFDALRQRGMLTPFGIRDVDTDMLEKLLAISIAVFGAAGLAWALWRRPEGDPALAAMRALERKLGRAGVARGRSEGPQHYLRRAGRALPTQRAELDHLMRCYIDLRYATAEPSPESLRMFRRAVRNFQPRHVV from the coding sequence ATGAATGCTTTATTCACGGCCATAGCGCGCGGTAGACATCGGCGCGCACAGGAACGGTTAGGTGATCGCAGCTTCGACTTACTGTGTATCACCACTGCGTTCGTGTTGGCTGTCCATGCCGGACATCTGCCGGTCTGGCTGAGCATCACGCTGTTCGCCGCGCTCGGTTTGCGCTGGTGGCAACGCAGGCATCGTCCGGGCCGAGTACCCGGATGGTTGAGAGTACCGGCACTGCTCCTGTTGGTCGCTGCAGTCGTGCTCGATTACGGCAATGTATTCGGCCGTGATCCTGGATCGGCGTTGGCTGCAGGTTTGCTGGTGCTCAAGTTGAGCGAAAGCGAAACACCACGAGATGCGCGCGTGGGTGCAGCCTTCGGTTGTTTCCTGCTGATGGCTGCCCTCTTGTTCGGGCAGGGTTTGACCGCAACCCTGATCGTTGCGCTCGGCCTGCTGCCGGCGCTGACGACTTGGCGATCGCTGGAACCGACGCAGATACCCATCAATCTGCCACGCCAACTGCTTCCTGCGTTGTTATTGCTGATGATATCGCTGCCCCTGGCATTGGCCGCGTTTGTCTTCTTGCCGCGGCTCAGCTCGCCGCTATGGGGTACATCCAGCACCCAAGCGGCTACTACCGGACTGAGCGATCAGATGTCGCCGAGCGACTTCACCGAACTACTTACCGATGACAGCCCGGCCATGCGGGTAAGTTTCGACAGTGCGCCACCACTGAAAAACCTGCGCTACTTCCGTGCCTATGTGATGTGGGATTACGACGGGAAGGATTGGAGACGACTCGACTCGCCCAGCGACGCGGCTCCCACCATCGAAGCGGCAAGCACCATTACGTACCACATCAACCTTGAGCCCACCCACCAGCGTGTGCTGCCTGTTCTGGATCTGCCACTGCAAGCACCCGCGCAATCGCAAATGCATGCGGATGGTGAAGTCTTTGCGGACAAGCCAGTCAACGACGCATTGGATTACACCGCGCGCTCCGCCCTGCGATATCGTTTTCAACCCGTACTCGATCCTGTTACGCGCCAGCATGCTTTGCAGCTGCCGCCAGATTTCGACCCCCGCACGCATGCACTGGCCGCGCAGTGGCGGCAACGCTTTGGCCGCAACGATGCCGCCATCATCCAGGCCGCGTTGCAGATGTTCCACAACGACGGTTTCAGCTACACCCTGGTGCCGGCGCCGCTCGGCCACGATGCGGTGGATGATTTTCTATTCAACACACGCGAAGGTTTTTGCGAACACTACGCATCATCTTTCACTGTACTGATGCGTGCCGCCGGTATTCCAGCGCGCGTCGTCACCGGCTACCAGGGCGGTTTCTGGAACAACATCGGCCAGTACTTGCTGGTGCGTAATTCTGACGCACATGCGTGGAGCGAAGTATGGCTGGATGGCCATGGCTGGGTACGCATCGATCCCACGGCGGCGGTTCGTCCGCAACGCATCAACCTCGGTACGGCAGCGGGAGGGAGTAACCCTCTGCTGCCCTGGTACGAATCTGGTGTATTGGAATCGCTTCGCAATCACTGGGACATCGTCAACCGATGGTGGAACGAAGGCGTTATCGGTTTTGACGCATTGCGCCAGCGCGGCATGCTGACTCCGTTTGGCATTCGCGATGTCGACACCGACATGCTGGAAAAGCTGTTGGCCATCAGCATCGCGGTGTTCGGCGCAGCAGGCTTGGCATGGGCGCTGTGGCGTCGACCGGAGGGCGACCCGGCCCTGGCGGCCATGCGTGCGCTGGAGCGCAAGCTTGGTCGTGCAGGCGTCGCTCGAGGGCGCAGCGAGGGGCCGCAACACTACCTTCGCCGCGCCGGCCGCGCGTTGCCCACGCAGCGCGCCGAACTGGACCATTTGATGAGGTGCTATATCGATCTGCGCTACGCCACTGCCGAACCATCCCCTGAATCTTTGCGCATGTTTAGACGGGCAGTACGGAATTTCCAACCGCGTCACGTGGTCTAA
- a CDS encoding YceD family protein yields MVSARRSFQGALPIAAMPRLCEALADDAGVASYELDFGRDEYGTAYVDVRVQAPLWLICQRTLEPFVMPVTVDSRLGLIRSEREESALPGGVEPLLVAEDAKLNPIDVIEDELLLALPLVPVNPDSELPEEVIRPPEEAVSAGERPDNPFAVLRELKKT; encoded by the coding sequence ATGGTTTCGGCGCGGCGTTCGTTTCAGGGAGCACTGCCCATCGCCGCAATGCCTCGCCTCTGCGAAGCACTGGCGGATGATGCAGGCGTGGCTTCGTATGAGCTCGATTTTGGTCGGGACGAGTACGGCACGGCTTATGTCGATGTCCGTGTCCAGGCGCCCTTGTGGCTGATCTGTCAGCGGACGCTCGAGCCATTCGTCATGCCTGTCACGGTCGACAGCCGACTGGGTCTGATCCGTTCCGAACGCGAAGAATCCGCGTTGCCGGGGGGGGTGGAGCCGCTGCTGGTGGCCGAGGACGCCAAGTTGAACCCGATCGATGTGATCGAGGACGAATTGTTGTTGGCGCTGCCGCTGGTGCCGGTCAATCCGGACAGTGAGCTGCCTGAAGAAGTCATACGCCCGCCGGAGGAAGCTGTTTCCGCCGGAGAGCGCCCCGATAACCCGTTCGCGGTATTGCGCGAACTCAAGAAGACCTGA
- a CDS encoding DUF58 domain-containing protein, whose protein sequence is MRAQFQRLQQWVERRLPALTRHRRQEELPIELHRRRIYIVPTGFGLAFTVLLLVMMAGSLNYSNNAALLLTCMLGAATAISMLIAFRTLNGLRLRGLRAGHAIAGEPIDIIFDMEATRLRQAVRLDLDEQTRAFDVQGRTDVTLRLPTEERGWLSLPRFRIWTTWPLGLFRAWSWMHANYAVLVWPRPELSGPAPTLPAEDNRRQRLHRGEDLAALRDYRSGDSMRHVAWKASARHESLLVKDYEQPEARQEWQLDWRQLHGMSNEARIARLARWLGEAQAQGRPWSLWLPGEAIELGSGHAHYARGMSALALLP, encoded by the coding sequence ATGCGTGCTCAGTTCCAGCGCTTGCAGCAATGGGTGGAGCGTCGACTGCCGGCGCTGACGCGACATCGACGACAAGAAGAACTGCCGATCGAACTGCATCGGCGCCGCATCTACATCGTACCGACCGGCTTTGGCCTGGCTTTCACGGTGCTGCTGCTGGTGATGATGGCAGGCAGCCTCAACTACTCGAACAATGCCGCGCTTCTCCTTACCTGCATGCTCGGCGCGGCCACGGCGATCAGCATGCTGATCGCGTTCCGCACGCTCAACGGATTGCGCTTGCGGGGGCTGCGCGCCGGACACGCCATCGCCGGCGAGCCGATCGACATTATTTTCGACATGGAAGCGACGCGACTGCGGCAAGCGGTACGGCTTGATCTCGACGAACAAACCCGCGCTTTCGACGTGCAAGGGCGTACGGATGTCACCCTTCGTCTGCCTACCGAAGAACGCGGCTGGCTCAGCCTGCCGCGCTTTCGCATCTGGACCACCTGGCCACTAGGGCTGTTTCGCGCGTGGAGCTGGATGCATGCGAACTACGCGGTGCTGGTGTGGCCGCGGCCCGAACTTTCCGGTCCCGCTCCCACGTTACCGGCCGAAGATAATCGTCGCCAACGCCTGCACCGCGGCGAAGACCTGGCCGCACTGCGCGATTACCGCAGCGGCGATTCCATGCGCCATGTGGCATGGAAGGCCAGCGCGCGTCATGAATCCTTGCTGGTCAAGGATTACGAACAACCTGAAGCCCGGCAGGAATGGCAACTCGATTGGCGTCAATTGCACGGAATGAGCAACGAGGCGCGCATTGCCCGCCTTGCACGCTGGCTCGGTGAAGCACAGGCGCAAGGCCGCCCATGGAGTCTTTGGCTGCCAGGCGAAGCCATCGAACTGGGCAGCGGCCACGCCCATTACGCGCGCGGCATGAGCGCACTGGCGTTGCTGCCATGA
- a CDS encoding AAA family ATPase, giving the protein MSAITPLRDENLQRQVHAAIAQVNKVLLGKARQVKLAFTCLIAGGHLLLEDVPGVGKTTLAHALAASFALDFQRVQFTSDLLPSDIIGVSMYERETGQFRFHPGPVFAGLLLADEINRATPKTQSALLEAMAERQVTVDGQTHALPEPFFVVATQNPLDLAGTFPLPDSQLDRFMLRVSLDYPDASAERELLTGTDRRDLLTRLTPQLDAPSLNLLYRQTQAITASPALLDYLQALLAASRRHPDIRVGLSPRAGLSLLAAARAWAMISDRGHVLPEDLQALFVPLAAHRLVAARGASGEMLARTLLNEVAVD; this is encoded by the coding sequence ATGTCAGCCATCACCCCGCTTCGTGATGAAAACCTGCAACGGCAAGTCCATGCCGCCATTGCCCAGGTCAACAAAGTACTGCTTGGCAAGGCACGTCAGGTCAAACTGGCATTTACCTGCCTGATCGCAGGTGGACACCTGTTGCTGGAAGACGTACCCGGCGTCGGCAAGACCACGCTCGCGCATGCGCTGGCGGCGAGCTTCGCGCTGGACTTCCAGCGCGTGCAGTTCACCAGCGACCTGCTGCCGTCGGACATTATCGGGGTCAGCATGTACGAGCGCGAGACGGGGCAGTTCCGCTTTCATCCTGGCCCGGTGTTCGCCGGGTTGCTACTGGCCGATGAAATCAACCGTGCCACGCCGAAAACGCAAAGCGCCCTGCTCGAAGCCATGGCCGAACGACAAGTCACGGTGGATGGCCAAACCCACGCGCTACCGGAACCGTTCTTTGTGGTGGCCACCCAAAACCCGCTGGATCTGGCTGGCACCTTTCCCTTGCCGGACTCGCAACTCGACCGTTTCATGCTGCGCGTCTCGCTCGACTATCCCGACGCCAGCGCTGAACGCGAACTGCTCACCGGCACGGACCGTCGTGATTTGCTGACACGCCTGACGCCACAACTGGACGCGCCCAGCCTCAACCTCCTATATCGACAAACACAGGCGATTACCGCCAGCCCCGCCCTGCTCGATTACCTGCAGGCGCTGCTGGCTGCCAGCCGCCGTCATCCCGATATCCGGGTGGGATTGTCGCCACGCGCAGGCTTGTCCCTGCTTGCCGCGGCGCGTGCGTGGGCCATGATCAGCGATCGTGGTCATGTGTTGCCGGAAGATCTCCAGGCGCTGTTCGTGCCGCTGGCGGCGCATCGCCTGGTCGCGGCACGCGGCGCGAGCGGCGAGATGCTGGCACGCACCTTGTTGAACGAAGTCGCGGTCGATTGA
- the rpmF gene encoding 50S ribosomal protein L32, protein MAVQKSRKTPSTRGMRRSHDKLSTVQLATDPTSGEVHRRHHVTADGYYRGKKVIDTNVSVVEED, encoded by the coding sequence ATGGCCGTTCAAAAGAGCCGCAAGACCCCGTCCACTCGCGGCATGCGTCGCTCGCATGACAAGCTGAGCACCGTGCAGCTGGCCACCGATCCGACCAGCGGCGAAGTGCATCGTCGTCACCACGTGACGGCCGATGGCTACTATCGCGGCAAGAAGGTGATCGACACCAACGTTTCGGTGGTCGAGGAAGACTGA
- a CDS encoding beta-ketoacyl-ACP synthase III has protein sequence MAQIYSRLLGTGSALPERVLTNADLEKFVDTSDEWIRERTGIRQRHVAAEGETTGDLSTLAAQRALEAAGVKASELDLIVLGTTTPDIIFPSTACLVQHRLGANGCAAFDVNAACSGFVYALGIADKFIRSGHSKKVLVIGAETLTRMINWEERETAVLFGDGAGAVVLEASSEPGIYATCLHADGGHKELLYNPVGVSVGFKDAPNHGVVIRMSGREVFKVAVKTLDSLVEETLAAAGMEASQLDWLIPHQANLRIIEATAKRLNMSMDQVIVTVDKHANTSAGSVPLALDYAVRSGKVKRGQNLLLEAFGGGFTWASALLRY, from the coding sequence ATGGCTCAGATCTACTCCCGCCTTCTTGGTACCGGCAGTGCGCTGCCAGAGCGCGTCCTCACCAACGCCGATCTCGAGAAGTTCGTCGACACCAGTGACGAATGGATCCGCGAACGCACCGGCATCCGCCAGCGCCACGTCGCTGCCGAAGGCGAAACCACGGGTGATCTGTCTACGCTTGCTGCGCAGCGCGCGCTGGAAGCTGCAGGCGTAAAGGCCTCCGAGCTGGACCTGATCGTACTGGGCACCACCACGCCCGATATTATTTTCCCCTCGACCGCCTGCCTCGTGCAGCACCGTCTCGGTGCGAATGGTTGCGCGGCGTTCGACGTCAATGCTGCATGCTCGGGTTTTGTCTACGCGCTGGGCATAGCCGATAAGTTCATTCGCAGCGGGCATTCGAAGAAAGTGCTGGTGATCGGTGCCGAAACGCTGACCCGCATGATCAACTGGGAGGAGCGCGAAACCGCCGTGCTATTCGGCGATGGTGCTGGTGCTGTGGTGCTGGAAGCTTCCAGCGAACCGGGCATCTACGCCACCTGCCTGCATGCTGATGGCGGCCATAAGGAACTGCTGTACAACCCGGTAGGCGTTTCCGTCGGTTTCAAGGATGCGCCCAACCATGGCGTGGTCATCCGCATGTCTGGTCGCGAAGTGTTCAAGGTGGCGGTGAAGACACTCGACTCGCTGGTCGAGGAGACGCTCGCAGCAGCCGGTATGGAAGCATCACAGCTCGATTGGCTGATTCCGCACCAGGCCAACCTGCGCATCATCGAGGCGACCGCCAAGCGCCTGAACATGTCGATGGATCAGGTGATCGTCACCGTCGATAAGCACGCCAACACCTCGGCTGGCTCCGTGCCGCTGGCGCTTGATTACGCCGTGCGTTCGGGCAAGGTCAAGCGTGGGCAGAATTTGTTGCTGGAAGCCTTTGGCGGCGGCTTCACGTGGGCTTCCGCGCTGCTGCGGTATTGA
- a CDS encoding ArnT family glycosyltransferase codes for MGLWKARIDSESDASVVAGLARWRAAFVTAFVCLLVVKLILAATLQPFGDEAFYWQESRHPAWGYSDLPPLTAWLIRVGEAIAGHGVLGMRWPFLLMGSALPWLLVVFGRRVFGARAGWQAGLLCLCLPLAGSLGVMAMPDVPLTVAGTVAMLALLRVMDESRWRDWLLLGVALAVCWMSHYRAAMFMLAGLLLCLLTPRGRQQWTRGGFWLAMGVAAIGLLPLLISNWQQHGAGLAFQLVERNPWRFHADALVQPLEQAVTCTPLLYICLLWAAWHAWKRRAAGPWDVIALLSLTFIVVYFVAGLFADDQRFRVHWPLPGYLPLLAALPVLLHEAHVSLTWRRFALAGATLAFMAQLAGLLYLGLAAYPDTARWLGAARAFPTAFIGWQESADIAREQFAVRPAVLVADNFMMAAELDFQFDGQRPVYTLDSPLNVKYGRAPQVALWGWNEIALRQQHAGESVLLVVDEHALRERERGPWLGSLCARIDNLQPLQRLSLFDGRKSVAFYRGQVAAAPFTAVASPGDCIAWRRAAAGEE; via the coding sequence ATGGGTTTGTGGAAGGCACGGATAGATTCGGAGAGTGATGCCAGTGTAGTCGCCGGCCTTGCGCGCTGGCGAGCGGCATTCGTCACGGCCTTCGTATGTCTGCTTGTCGTGAAGCTGATACTTGCCGCCACGTTGCAGCCGTTCGGCGACGAGGCGTTCTATTGGCAGGAAAGCCGCCATCCGGCCTGGGGTTATAGCGACTTGCCGCCGCTGACGGCATGGCTGATTCGCGTCGGTGAGGCGATTGCGGGGCACGGTGTGCTGGGCATGCGCTGGCCATTCCTGCTGATGGGGAGCGCTTTGCCGTGGCTGCTGGTGGTGTTCGGCCGTCGCGTGTTCGGTGCGCGCGCTGGTTGGCAGGCCGGATTGCTTTGTCTGTGCCTGCCATTGGCCGGCAGCCTTGGGGTGATGGCGATGCCCGATGTGCCGCTTACCGTGGCAGGCACTGTCGCCATGCTGGCCTTGTTGCGGGTGATGGACGAAAGCCGTTGGCGAGACTGGTTGCTGCTCGGCGTGGCGCTTGCTGTTTGCTGGATGAGTCACTATCGCGCTGCCATGTTCATGCTCGCGGGCTTGTTGCTATGCCTGCTGACGCCGCGTGGTCGTCAGCAATGGACGCGTGGTGGTTTCTGGCTGGCGATGGGTGTTGCTGCAATCGGTTTGCTGCCACTGCTCATTTCCAACTGGCAACAGCATGGTGCTGGCTTGGCCTTCCAGTTGGTTGAGCGCAATCCTTGGCGTTTTCATGCCGATGCATTGGTGCAACCGTTGGAACAGGCGGTGACGTGCACGCCATTGCTCTATATCTGTCTGCTGTGGGCCGCCTGGCATGCCTGGAAGCGTCGTGCGGCCGGGCCGTGGGATGTGATCGCCTTGCTGTCGCTGACGTTTATCGTGGTCTATTTCGTTGCCGGTTTGTTTGCGGATGATCAGCGCTTCCGCGTGCACTGGCCATTGCCAGGTTACCTGCCTTTGCTAGCGGCGCTTCCAGTGTTGCTACATGAAGCACACGTATCTTTGACATGGCGCAGGTTTGCACTGGCTGGCGCAACATTGGCGTTTATGGCGCAGCTGGCCGGATTGCTTTATCTCGGTCTCGCGGCGTATCCGGATACGGCCCGATGGCTGGGCGCTGCACGCGCTTTTCCAACCGCCTTCATTGGCTGGCAGGAGAGTGCTGATATCGCCAGGGAGCAATTCGCTGTACGTCCCGCGGTGCTGGTGGCGGACAACTTCATGATGGCTGCGGAACTGGATTTCCAGTTCGATGGGCAGCGCCCTGTCTACACACTGGATAGCCCGTTGAACGTCAAGTACGGCCGCGCGCCGCAAGTGGCGCTATGGGGGTGGAATGAAATCGCATTGCGTCAGCAGCACGCGGGCGAGTCGGTTTTGCTCGTTGTTGACGAACATGCCTTGCGCGAGCGCGAGCGCGGACCTTGGCTCGGGTCTTTGTGTGCACGCATCGACAACCTGCAGCCGCTGCAAAGGCTGAGCTTGTTCGATGGTCGCAAGAGTGTCGCGTTTTATCGAGGACAAGTCGCTGCCGCGCCGTTTACAGCCGTTGCCAGTCCGGGGGATTGCATCGCCTGGCGACGTGCGGCAGCAGGTGAGGAGTGA
- a CDS encoding Maf family protein translates to MTARRLILGSTSRYRAELLQRLGLPFEARSPGTIEDERPDEAPAKRAMRLAVAKATDAGAGLTDVLIIGSDQVAELDGVLLEKPGSAERVHAQLAACSGHAVNFHTALCLLDTRDGTQRTHLDLTRVHFRHLNAAEITRYIEREQPLDCAGSFKCEGLGISLFERIENSDPTALIGLPMIALAQLLRDTGISVP, encoded by the coding sequence GTGACGGCACGCAGGCTGATCCTGGGTTCCACCTCCCGCTATCGGGCTGAGTTGCTGCAACGGCTCGGCCTGCCGTTCGAAGCACGCTCACCGGGAACCATTGAAGATGAACGGCCCGATGAGGCGCCGGCCAAGCGCGCCATGCGGCTGGCGGTAGCCAAGGCCACCGATGCTGGAGCCGGGCTCACCGATGTCCTGATCATCGGTTCGGATCAGGTAGCCGAACTGGACGGCGTGCTGTTGGAAAAACCGGGCTCCGCCGAACGTGTCCATGCGCAGCTCGCGGCCTGCTCGGGCCACGCCGTGAACTTTCATACTGCGCTTTGCCTGCTCGATACCCGTGATGGAACGCAGCGCACGCATCTCGATCTCACGCGCGTTCACTTCCGCCACTTGAATGCCGCGGAAATCACGCGCTACATCGAACGCGAACAACCCTTGGATTGCGCCGGCAGCTTCAAATGCGAAGGCTTGGGCATCAGCCTGTTCGAACGCATTGAAAACAGCGATCCCACGGCCCTGATTGGTTTGCCCATGATTGCGCTGGCGCAGTTGCTGCGTGACACCGGCATCAGCGTCCCCTGA